Proteins encoded within one genomic window of Flavobacterium oreochromis:
- a CDS encoding type VI secretion system Vgr family protein has product MENYNSDYGRLNHPDDLAKYAKLRTFKDYLTDKSDFLVYCTLSIEGKDFLEKSHFNLAFHQKTNDHDSFTLDTRADSLDNEEAYIMENSKSYLGKTLQIHLHRFGEIKQTFTGIITHLNLLKKDGYGRLYITGHAPTIMLEQGLESQSFENKTLGEIAQQIATDYPKTLNLITQNNNTQHVLPYTVQYNQTDYQFLKQLAIRYGEYLYYNGQSLVLGNKVGPKIIQLEEGADLVHASFEISVKPQQFTYTSYDVESGSTLQRDSASAQLQNKFNPYQVTAINASKDVFHKKPNKHYNSTGINNKTDRELQEAVRKQKEHRENLMIVKGKSKDPELKQGVLTKLIDINDRPMETYRIIEINHFHNGKDYYNEFVGIPDMWTPPYFDDNIHSNCEEQTARVVDNNDPMGMGRVRVQFPWQEKKNQKTPWIRLIQPHSGAGKGFHFIPEIGEEVLVGFENGNAEKPFVLGTHYNGSETSGYHTPGNDLKVIKTRSGIETLTNDSQGSWKQSTPDGNYLYFDGQGNAVLNIPENLLINVGGNLNIQVGKNLMTSVTLDSIETTNGNKNVTVGIAYALSVTTNYLINIMGAFKKYVKGDIESHTDKEHKTVSLKELTVFSEEKMEHHSESEVQNNSAEKSNSH; this is encoded by the coding sequence ATGGAAAACTACAACAGTGATTATGGAAGGCTCAACCACCCAGATGACCTAGCCAAATACGCTAAATTACGCACCTTTAAAGACTACCTAACAGACAAATCTGATTTCTTAGTGTACTGCACCCTAAGTATAGAAGGCAAAGACTTTTTAGAAAAATCCCATTTTAACCTAGCATTCCATCAAAAGACTAACGACCACGACAGCTTTACCCTAGATACCCGTGCTGATTCTCTAGACAACGAAGAGGCGTACATCATGGAAAATTCTAAAAGCTATCTAGGCAAAACCCTACAGATCCACCTACACCGATTTGGGGAAATAAAACAAACCTTTACAGGAATTATAACCCACCTAAACCTCTTAAAAAAAGACGGTTACGGCAGACTTTACATAACAGGACACGCCCCAACGATCATGCTAGAACAAGGCCTTGAATCCCAAAGCTTTGAAAACAAAACCCTAGGAGAAATAGCCCAACAAATAGCAACAGATTACCCCAAGACACTCAACCTCATTACCCAAAATAACAACACCCAACACGTGTTGCCCTACACCGTACAATACAATCAAACAGATTACCAATTTTTAAAACAACTGGCCATACGCTATGGCGAATACCTCTATTACAACGGACAAAGCCTAGTATTAGGCAACAAAGTGGGCCCTAAAATCATCCAACTAGAAGAAGGCGCAGACCTAGTACACGCATCCTTTGAAATATCTGTAAAACCCCAGCAATTTACCTACACCTCCTACGATGTAGAATCAGGCAGCACCCTACAAAGAGATAGCGCCTCAGCCCAATTACAAAACAAATTCAACCCCTACCAAGTAACCGCAATAAACGCCTCAAAAGACGTATTCCATAAAAAACCCAATAAACACTACAACTCAACGGGTATTAATAATAAAACAGACAGAGAACTACAAGAGGCCGTACGAAAACAAAAAGAACACAGAGAAAACCTGATGATCGTAAAAGGCAAAAGCAAAGATCCCGAACTCAAACAAGGCGTTCTAACCAAGCTGATTGACATTAACGACAGACCCATGGAAACCTACCGTATCATAGAAATCAATCATTTTCATAACGGAAAGGATTATTACAACGAATTTGTAGGAATCCCTGATATGTGGACCCCACCTTATTTTGACGACAACATCCATTCTAACTGCGAAGAACAAACCGCACGCGTAGTAGATAACAACGACCCTATGGGAATGGGTAGAGTACGCGTACAATTTCCTTGGCAAGAAAAAAAGAATCAAAAAACCCCTTGGATTCGTTTGATACAACCCCACTCAGGAGCTGGCAAAGGCTTTCATTTCATCCCTGAAATAGGCGAAGAAGTCCTTGTAGGATTTGAAAACGGCAATGCCGAAAAACCGTTTGTATTAGGGACTCATTACAACGGAAGTGAAACCAGCGGGTACCATACCCCAGGAAATGATCTAAAAGTCATAAAAACCCGTAGCGGTATTGAAACCCTTACTAACGATTCCCAAGGAAGCTGGAAACAAAGCACACCTGACGGGAATTACTTGTATTTTGATGGACAAGGTAATGCAGTACTTAATATACCCGAAAATTTATTAATTAATGTAGGAGGAAATTTAAATATCCAAGTAGGAAAAAATCTAATGACATCAGTTACATTAGATAGTATTGAAACCACAAATGGCAATAAAAATGTAACAGTGGGGATTGCATATGCTTTATCTGTTACAACTAACTATTTGATTAATATCATGGGTGCTTTTAAGAAATATGTCAAAGGAGATATAGAAAGTCATACAGATAAAGAACATAAAACGGTAAGTTTAAAAGAACTTACTGTTTTTAGTGAAGAAAAAATGGAGCATCACTCTGAGAGTGAAGTACAAAATAATAGCGCAGAAAAATCTAATTCACACTAA
- a CDS encoding phospholipase effector Tle1 domain-containing protein has translation MSIEIIAGGNITMSSKGKTVLMSKEKIKHISNSKISQKGKEKGVSYNKNKPVNITNSPATFTDLTINIYFDGTQNNKKNTLSREENNAIFKEMSNKTDDSYMNDYTNVARGYDITEDNSLQGNVYIEGVATEDDQEDDKVSLGTGISKEYMIGLGIGTGIAEKVEKGCVKAAKKARDKFKILRKDKLRILFINVYGFSRGATTARNFIHVASTPSIIEDHIWGMSLLSPTKKRHKITKKHPLYLKHGFFGHQLVVNELEPEHIVFNFVGLYDTVSSEGIYHGNDVKVLGLDAIRKAKMVFQIAADDEYRENFDLTNINSAGLHGLELTLPGVHSDIGGSYLPHTIENSVLFKGTGSSNKIKAEKYRDILINEGWFNKDQLYITSELTRTKEPDFIYKLRGKRMLENTYDKIPFNMMVKVSEQFDVVYADKKKIKKH, from the coding sequence ATGAGTATTGAGATAATAGCAGGTGGGAATATAACCATGAGCAGTAAGGGAAAAACTGTTCTAATGTCTAAAGAAAAAATAAAGCATATTAGTAATAGTAAAATTTCACAAAAAGGGAAAGAAAAAGGAGTAAGTTACAATAAAAACAAACCTGTAAATATCACTAATTCTCCCGCTACTTTTACAGATTTAACCATTAATATCTATTTTGATGGTACACAAAACAACAAAAAAAACACCCTTTCTAGAGAAGAAAATAATGCTATTTTTAAAGAAATGTCTAATAAAACTGACGATAGTTACATGAATGATTATACTAATGTGGCTCGTGGATATGATATAACAGAAGACAACTCATTGCAAGGGAATGTTTATATTGAAGGGGTTGCCACAGAAGATGATCAAGAAGATGACAAGGTTTCATTAGGAACAGGTATAAGTAAAGAATATATGATAGGCCTAGGTATAGGAACCGGTATAGCTGAAAAGGTAGAAAAAGGTTGTGTTAAAGCCGCTAAAAAAGCAAGAGATAAATTTAAAATATTAAGAAAAGACAAACTTCGTATTTTATTTATTAATGTTTACGGTTTTAGTAGAGGAGCAACCACAGCCCGAAATTTTATTCATGTAGCCAGTACCCCATCTATTATAGAAGATCATATATGGGGAATGTCTTTATTGTCACCTACAAAAAAACGACACAAAATCACAAAAAAACATCCGTTATACCTCAAGCATGGTTTTTTTGGACATCAGTTAGTAGTTAATGAATTAGAGCCAGAGCATATTGTTTTTAACTTTGTAGGTTTGTACGATACTGTTTCTTCAGAGGGGATTTATCACGGTAATGATGTAAAAGTTTTAGGACTTGATGCAATACGCAAAGCTAAAATGGTTTTTCAAATTGCAGCCGATGATGAATACCGCGAAAACTTTGACTTAACAAATATAAATAGTGCAGGATTACACGGGCTAGAGTTAACCTTACCAGGTGTACATAGTGATATAGGGGGATCGTATTTACCACACACAATTGAAAACTCGGTACTATTTAAAGGAACAGGTAGTAGTAACAAAATTAAAGCTGAAAAATATAGAGATATTCTTATAAATGAAGGGTGGTTTAACAAAGACCAACTCTATATAACTAGTGAACTCACAAGAACCAAAGAACCCGATTTTATCTACAAATTAAGAGGAAAACGTATGCTTGAAAACACTTATGACAAAATCCCTTTTAACATGATGGTAAAAGTATCTGAACAGTTTGATGTAGTTTATGCAGATAAAAAGAAAATAAAAAAACATTAA
- a CDS encoding DUF2931 family protein, with product MDKLKQLAFVLVLMLTLSCNTMKEAPPQWTPEMCQPNINNDEGIYNIELVEDEIYTLEGKSASMPFGGSSGVWGSSGKSYTDQYGTPIGATIVYYAGYEDKFYRLDAKFDVEKMKKLVKEIHYHKESYLYQEDLNPDEPYKIGMFEALIFGFAPQGMVVVWAGYPGAKIEVGRFQAKEITNKEEDKAFEKRLFASWSMNRAQVRARDFMPNASCALWDTYRKRYNIGLDVSSENKKFRLFYKEWESFNGEFICYFRPEILKPTPESRALPKVIVFDWETGYKDHYRGLVFLNEETIFDHFKNIPEGSTHRFAIKIAADNSDMELFVDNTKIEVDSMRIWPINEAGKYKDSYKENEK from the coding sequence ATGGATAAATTAAAACAACTAGCATTTGTATTAGTACTTATGCTCACACTAAGTTGCAATACTATGAAAGAAGCACCACCACAATGGACACCCGAAATGTGTCAGCCTAATATTAATAATGACGAAGGCATTTATAATATTGAACTAGTAGAAGATGAAATTTACACTCTTGAAGGAAAATCTGCCAGTATGCCTTTTGGGGGTTCCTCTGGCGTATGGGGTTCCTCAGGTAAAAGCTATACCGATCAATACGGCACCCCCATAGGGGCTACTATTGTGTATTATGCAGGATATGAAGACAAGTTTTACAGGCTAGATGCAAAATTTGATGTCGAAAAAATGAAAAAACTCGTTAAAGAAATTCATTATCATAAAGAATCATACTTATACCAAGAAGATTTAAACCCTGACGAACCTTATAAGATAGGCATGTTTGAGGCGCTTATTTTTGGTTTTGCTCCACAAGGCATGGTCGTTGTATGGGCAGGTTATCCTGGAGCAAAAATAGAAGTAGGTCGTTTTCAGGCAAAAGAAATTACAAACAAAGAAGAGGACAAAGCCTTTGAAAAACGATTATTTGCCAGTTGGTCAATGAATAGAGCACAAGTAAGAGCGCGTGATTTTATGCCTAATGCCTCTTGTGCATTGTGGGATACTTACCGCAAACGTTACAATATAGGGCTTGATGTAAGCTCTGAGAACAAAAAGTTTAGATTATTTTATAAAGAATGGGAATCTTTTAATGGTGAGTTTATTTGCTATTTTAGACCCGAAATACTCAAACCTACTCCAGAGAGTAGAGCTTTACCTAAAGTTATTGTTTTTGATTGGGAAACAGGGTATAAGGATCATTACAGAGGGCTGGTTTTTTTAAATGAGGAAACTATTTTTGATCATTTTAAAAACATCCCTGAGGGAAGTACTCATCGTTTTGCTATAAAAATAGCTGCTGATAATTCTGACATGGAACTTTTTGTTGACAACACAAAAATAGAGGTAGATAGTATGCGTATATGGCCTATAAATGAAGCAGGTAAATACAAAGATTCCTATAAAGAGAATGAGAAATAA